A section of the Tumebacillus amylolyticus genome encodes:
- the hemE gene encoding uroporphyrinogen decarboxylase, translating into MTFNDTFLRSIRKESIDHVPVWYMRQAGRYQKEYLKIKEKYSLMQICEIPDLCAEVTISPVRQHNVDAAILYSDIMIPVKPLGVNVDIVAGIGPVIDNPIRSLADVQALRPLEPDNDLPATLETIRILKKELNVPLIGFAGAPFTLASYMVEGGPSREYHKTKKMMYSQPDIWQALMDKLGDMIITYMKSQVANGCAAIQIFDSWIGALSQDDYRRYVFPTMKRIFEGLKDLGVPKIYFGANTGHLLDQWKELDIEVVGVDWRIGLDRARTIVGDKFALQGNLDPVYLLAPYDVLEAEAAKIIDQGLKQPGFVFNLGHGLFPDVPEAAVTHLTQFIHDYSKRRLSER; encoded by the coding sequence ATGACCTTTAACGATACGTTCTTACGCTCGATTCGCAAGGAATCCATCGACCATGTGCCGGTTTGGTACATGCGCCAAGCAGGCAGATACCAAAAGGAATACCTCAAGATCAAGGAAAAATACTCGCTGATGCAAATCTGCGAAATTCCGGACCTCTGTGCGGAAGTCACGATCTCGCCGGTGCGTCAACACAACGTGGACGCGGCGATTCTCTACTCCGACATCATGATCCCGGTCAAACCGCTGGGCGTGAACGTCGACATCGTCGCGGGCATCGGCCCTGTCATCGACAACCCGATTCGCTCGCTGGCCGACGTACAAGCACTGCGCCCGCTGGAACCGGACAACGACTTGCCGGCGACGCTGGAGACGATTCGCATCTTGAAAAAGGAACTGAACGTTCCGCTGATCGGCTTTGCAGGCGCACCGTTCACGCTCGCTTCCTATATGGTCGAGGGCGGCCCGTCCCGCGAATATCACAAAACCAAAAAGATGATGTACTCCCAGCCGGACATCTGGCAAGCGCTGATGGACAAGCTCGGCGACATGATCATCACGTACATGAAGTCGCAAGTCGCGAACGGCTGTGCGGCGATTCAAATCTTCGACTCTTGGATCGGGGCGCTGTCGCAGGACGACTACCGCCGCTATGTATTCCCGACGATGAAGCGCATCTTCGAAGGTCTCAAAGACTTGGGCGTGCCGAAGATCTACTTCGGAGCGAACACCGGCCATCTGCTCGACCAATGGAAGGAACTCGACATCGAAGTCGTCGGCGTCGACTGGCGCATCGGTCTCGACCGCGCGCGCACCATCGTCGGCGACAAGTTCGCGCTGCAAGGCAACCTCGACCCGGTCTACCTGCTCGCACCGTATGACGTGCTGGAAGCAGAAGCGGCGAAGATCATCGACCAAGGTCTGAAACAACCGGGCTTCGTCTTCAACCTCGGCCACGGTCTGTTCCCGGACGTGCCGGAAGCGGCCGTTACCCATCTGACCCAATTCATTCACGACTACAGCAAGCGGAGGCTGAGCGAACGATGA
- a CDS encoding oxidoreductase: MIHLKKALIAGATGLVGSQLLHELLQHPEYERVTVLVRRPLTLQHPKLHQITVNFDDLATSAADIQEAHHIYCCLGTTIKQAGSQDAFRKVDYSYPLELAKLATQNEHAEKFLIITAMGSNPRSKVFYNRVKGEVERDLQALHLPSLHIFRPSLLLGDRPEFRLGERIGTVFAKALTFATPKKYRAIQGRTVARAMLRIALEAPSQGTRVYESDQLQTLGR; encoded by the coding sequence ATGATCCATTTGAAAAAAGCCCTGATCGCGGGAGCCACCGGACTCGTGGGAAGTCAACTCCTCCATGAACTCCTGCAACATCCCGAGTACGAGCGCGTCACCGTTCTGGTACGCCGCCCGCTCACGTTGCAACACCCGAAACTTCACCAGATCACCGTGAACTTCGACGACCTCGCCACCTCGGCCGCTGACATCCAAGAAGCCCACCACATCTACTGCTGCCTCGGCACCACGATCAAACAAGCCGGGTCGCAGGACGCCTTTCGCAAGGTCGATTACAGCTACCCGCTGGAACTCGCGAAACTCGCCACGCAAAACGAACATGCCGAAAAATTCCTGATCATCACCGCGATGGGCTCCAACCCCCGCTCGAAAGTCTTCTACAACCGCGTCAAGGGCGAAGTCGAACGCGACCTCCAAGCCTTGCACCTGCCCTCTCTGCACATCTTCCGCCCCTCGCTCCTCCTCGGCGACCGACCGGAGTTTCGTTTGGGAGAGCGCATCGGCACCGTATTCGCCAAAGCTCTAACATTCGCCACTCCGAAAAAATACCGCGCCATCCAAGGCCGCACCGTCGCCCGCGCCATGCTTCGTATCGCGCTGGAAGCCCCCTCACAGGGCACGCGCGTCTACGAATCCGACCAACTCCAAACCCTTGGACGTTAG
- the pruA gene encoding L-glutamate gamma-semialdehyde dehydrogenase yields the protein MAVSLYRTEPFMDFTQPDIREKMLTALKKVEAELGREYPLVINGEKITTTDKSTSINPSNKDQVIGVVSKADQALAEQAMQSALSAFEWWQDVEPKERARILLKAAAIMRRRKYEFSSWLVFESGKNWAEADADTAEAIDFMEFYAREMVRLAEEQNLTRIDGEDNELVYLPLGVGIVIPPWNFPLAIMVGMTTAAIVAGNTVVLKPATPTPVIAAKFIELLEEAGLPAGVVNFCNGSGSVIGDYLVDHPKTRFISFTGSKEVGIRIYERAAKVQKGQIWLKRVIAEMGGKDALVVDKGVNALEAAQAIVTSAFGFSGQKCSAASRAIIHAEIYDEVVNHVAELTQKLTVGPAHTEGIGLGPVVDESAYNNILNYIEIGKSEGRVIAGGGKAEGNGYFIQPTVIADVDRNARIAQEEIFGPVLAITKANDFDDALAIANGTEFGLTGGVFSNDRFNLKKAREKFHVGNLYFNRKITGALVGVQPFGGFNMSGTDSKAGGYDYLLQFTQAKCVVERF from the coding sequence GTGGCAGTAAGCTTGTACCGTACTGAGCCTTTCATGGACTTCACCCAACCTGACATCCGAGAAAAAATGCTCACCGCTCTGAAAAAAGTGGAAGCAGAACTCGGCCGTGAATATCCGCTCGTCATCAACGGCGAGAAAATCACCACGACTGACAAATCGACTTCGATCAACCCGTCGAACAAAGACCAAGTGATCGGCGTCGTCTCCAAAGCGGACCAAGCTTTGGCTGAACAAGCGATGCAATCGGCACTCTCCGCCTTCGAATGGTGGCAAGACGTGGAACCGAAGGAACGCGCGCGCATCCTGCTCAAAGCAGCTGCGATCATGCGTCGTCGCAAATACGAATTCTCCTCTTGGCTCGTCTTCGAATCCGGCAAGAACTGGGCAGAAGCAGACGCGGACACCGCTGAAGCGATCGACTTCATGGAATTCTACGCGCGCGAAATGGTTCGCCTCGCAGAAGAACAAAACCTCACCCGCATCGACGGCGAAGACAACGAACTCGTCTACCTGCCGCTGGGCGTGGGCATCGTCATCCCGCCGTGGAACTTCCCGCTGGCGATCATGGTCGGTATGACCACCGCTGCCATCGTAGCGGGGAACACCGTCGTCCTCAAACCGGCAACCCCGACTCCGGTCATCGCTGCGAAATTCATCGAACTGCTCGAAGAAGCAGGGCTTCCGGCAGGCGTTGTCAACTTCTGCAACGGCTCCGGCTCTGTGATCGGCGACTACCTCGTCGACCACCCGAAAACTCGCTTCATCTCCTTCACGGGTTCCAAGGAAGTCGGCATCCGCATCTACGAACGCGCTGCAAAAGTTCAAAAAGGCCAAATCTGGCTGAAGCGCGTCATCGCAGAGATGGGCGGCAAGGACGCTCTCGTCGTGGACAAGGGTGTAAACGCACTCGAAGCGGCGCAAGCGATCGTCACTTCGGCGTTCGGCTTCTCCGGCCAAAAATGCTCCGCGGCGTCCCGCGCGATCATCCACGCCGAGATCTATGACGAAGTGGTCAACCACGTCGCAGAACTCACCCAAAAACTCACCGTCGGCCCGGCGCACACCGAAGGCATCGGCCTCGGTCCGGTTGTCGATGAGTCTGCGTACAACAACATCCTCAACTACATCGAAATCGGCAAGTCCGAAGGCCGCGTCATCGCAGGCGGCGGCAAAGCGGAAGGCAACGGGTACTTCATCCAGCCGACCGTCATCGCAGACGTTGACCGCAACGCACGCATCGCGCAAGAAGAAATCTTCGGCCCGGTCCTCGCGATCACCAAAGCGAACGACTTCGACGATGCGCTGGCGATTGCCAACGGCACCGAGTTCGGTCTGACCGGCGGCGTGTTCTCCAACGACCGTTTCAACCTCAAAAAAGCTCGTGAAAAGTTCCACGTCGGCAACCTGTACTTCAACCGCAAGATCACGGGCGCACTCGTTGGCGTGCAACCGTTCGGCGGTTTCAACATGTCCGGTACCGACTCCAAAGCGGGCGGCTACGACTACCTGCTGCAATTCACCCAAGCGAAGTGCGTCGTCGAGCGCTTCTAG
- a CDS encoding proline dehydrogenase family protein: MSFSRKLVLSVSGNKVVSGFIKKYGMRLGAARFVAGETLKEAIEQVRLLNKDGLVVTLDHLGEFVFDEQEAFASTRACLDVLDAVKASGVKSNMSLKMTSLGLDLSKELCMKHMRMILDKAREYDNFVRIDMEDYAHIDITMEIFDELKREYGKHVGLVIQAYLFRTVDDVKHLEETYEHCNLRLVKGAYLESPTVAFPNKVDVDNNYLKIIEMHLLSGHFTAVATHDDNVINHTKAFVKKHNIPNDRFEFQMLYGVRPETQRQLVKEGYAMRVYVPYGNDWYGYFTRRIAERPANAFFIIKNMFRK; the protein is encoded by the coding sequence ATGTCTTTCAGCAGAAAACTCGTCTTGTCCGTTTCGGGCAATAAAGTAGTAAGCGGTTTCATAAAAAAATACGGCATGCGTCTCGGCGCGGCTCGCTTCGTAGCGGGGGAAACGCTGAAAGAAGCGATCGAGCAAGTCAGACTGCTCAACAAAGACGGTCTGGTCGTCACCCTCGACCATCTGGGTGAGTTCGTGTTTGACGAGCAGGAAGCGTTCGCATCGACTCGCGCTTGCCTTGACGTGCTGGATGCTGTGAAGGCATCGGGCGTAAAGTCCAACATGTCGCTCAAGATGACCTCGCTGGGTCTCGACCTGAGCAAGGAACTGTGCATGAAGCACATGCGCATGATTCTGGACAAGGCACGCGAGTACGACAACTTCGTGCGCATCGACATGGAAGACTATGCGCACATCGACATCACGATGGAGATCTTCGACGAGCTGAAACGCGAGTACGGCAAGCATGTCGGTCTGGTTATCCAGGCGTACCTGTTCCGCACGGTGGACGATGTGAAGCATCTCGAAGAGACGTATGAGCACTGCAACCTGCGTCTCGTCAAAGGCGCGTACTTGGAATCCCCGACCGTCGCGTTCCCGAACAAGGTCGATGTGGACAACAACTACCTCAAGATCATCGAAATGCATCTGCTGTCCGGCCACTTCACGGCGGTTGCGACGCACGATGACAACGTGATCAACCACACCAAAGCGTTCGTGAAGAAGCACAACATCCCGAACGACCGCTTCGAGTTCCAAATGCTGTACGGCGTGCGTCCGGAAACCCAGCGTCAACTGGTGAAGGAAGGCTACGCAATGCGCGTGTACGTCCCGTACGGCAACGACTGGTACGGCTACTTCACCCGCCGCATCGCAGAACGTCCGGCGAATGCGTTCTTCATCATCAAGAACATGTTCCGCAAGTAG
- a CDS encoding DUF6864 domain-containing function, translating to MLGQVELKVGNYSVLDSGSVMVYDNEPLEFCLDDGDGKLTVRCVFEEIEDVETGRLLEGESSDNESTWRFVNFNSRLGIGSRKPVEVGVYNERKLYLKYFISTPKNAYKVFHYTWYLGKVARG from the coding sequence ATGCTGGGTCAAGTGGAATTGAAGGTCGGGAATTATTCGGTGTTGGACAGCGGGAGTGTCATGGTGTATGACAACGAGCCGTTGGAGTTCTGTCTGGACGACGGCGACGGCAAGTTGACGGTACGGTGCGTGTTCGAGGAGATCGAAGACGTCGAGACCGGGCGGCTCCTCGAAGGGGAGAGCAGCGACAACGAGAGCACGTGGCGGTTCGTGAACTTCAACTCTCGGTTGGGCATCGGGAGCCGAAAGCCGGTGGAAGTCGGCGTGTACAACGAGCGCAAGTTGTACCTCAAGTATTTCATCTCCACGCCCAAGAATGCGTACAAAGTGTTTCATTATACGTGGTATCTGGGCAAGGTTGCGCGCGGATAG
- a CDS encoding carbon-nitrogen family hydrolase, producing the protein MTQQVRLALLQMDIAFGQPEVNRAKVRELIAEAAAGGADLVVLPELWNTGYSLTNIAEIADHDGQETIALMSELSRLHNLNIHAGSVANLVDGKVYNSTFVFNSQGEVVGRYSKMHLFRLMDEEKYLESGNEIGLFELDGVPVGTMICYDLRFPELTRSLSLGGAQIVFLPAEWPHPRLNHWRHLQIARAIENQMFMVSANRVGVAGETAFFGHSMVVDPWGEILVEGDESEQILYATVDLGIVPEIRSRIPIFEDRRPDLYTKK; encoded by the coding sequence ATGACCCAACAAGTACGTCTCGCCCTCTTGCAGATGGACATCGCGTTCGGACAGCCGGAAGTCAACCGCGCCAAAGTCCGCGAATTGATCGCTGAAGCTGCTGCCGGCGGTGCCGATCTGGTCGTTCTGCCGGAGTTGTGGAACACCGGCTATTCCCTCACCAACATCGCCGAGATCGCCGACCATGACGGGCAAGAAACGATCGCCCTGATGAGCGAACTATCTCGCCTCCACAACTTGAACATCCACGCCGGGTCTGTCGCCAACCTCGTGGACGGCAAAGTCTACAACTCGACGTTCGTGTTCAACTCTCAAGGCGAAGTCGTCGGACGATACTCCAAAATGCATCTCTTCCGCCTCATGGACGAGGAGAAATACCTCGAATCGGGCAACGAGATCGGGCTGTTCGAACTCGACGGCGTCCCCGTCGGGACGATGATCTGCTACGACCTGCGCTTCCCGGAGTTGACTCGCTCGCTGTCCCTTGGAGGCGCCCAGATCGTGTTCCTGCCCGCCGAGTGGCCGCATCCGCGCTTGAACCACTGGCGTCACCTGCAAATCGCACGGGCGATCGAGAACCAGATGTTCATGGTCTCCGCCAATCGCGTCGGCGTGGCCGGAGAGACGGCGTTCTTCGGCCACTCGATGGTCGTCGACCCGTGGGGAGAAATTCTCGTCGAAGGCGATGAATCGGAGCAAATCCTCTACGCGACCGTCGATCTCGGCATCGTGCCGGAAATTCGCAGCCGCATCCCGATCTTCGAAGACCGCCGACCGGATTTGTATACCAAAAAATAG
- a CDS encoding acyltransferase, with product MEKKVRLNEIGHLRSVAFLAVVTQHAIGMFTRTAGVNLSDLVVLSVLFNLVKFAVPMFVFITGLVIFYNYYEELKLGSYLYKRVREIIVPYLIWSVFYYMYWAYDAAGHSWREFPSILLTGSGYYHLWFVAMIFQFYLLYPLFRLLFKWLKSVMKSERIVIPFLLVLTGVFIVCTQFIVSHSGEWHSNIFGLRGMLNYVDRTFPVWYLYFVIGGVAAMSITKWRAWMEKLQSWNYAVFAVTLGWVTYQLASGIVPNAKPPHDVALWIGISNSFKASMILFTLSSFVLLYQIAMRLSAKRNLLTKLSDLIGKYSYGTFLAHAFLLDVVYKWVKPLPVLTHAWKAVVAMIVTTVLAVLVTMAISKIPFLGSLIVGTTGKRKKKVVVAEEAVKAGA from the coding sequence ATGGAGAAAAAAGTCAGGCTCAATGAAATCGGGCATCTGCGGTCGGTTGCGTTTCTCGCGGTCGTGACACAACATGCGATCGGCATGTTCACACGCACGGCGGGGGTCAATTTGTCCGACTTGGTGGTGCTGTCGGTGCTGTTCAACTTGGTGAAATTTGCGGTGCCGATGTTTGTGTTTATTACGGGACTTGTGATTTTTTATAACTATTATGAAGAGCTGAAGTTGGGTTCGTACCTGTACAAACGAGTGCGGGAGATCATCGTGCCGTACTTGATCTGGTCGGTTTTCTACTATATGTACTGGGCGTACGACGCGGCGGGGCATTCGTGGCGGGAGTTTCCGAGCATTTTGTTGACCGGCTCGGGCTACTATCATCTGTGGTTCGTGGCGATGATCTTCCAGTTCTACCTGCTGTATCCGCTGTTTCGTCTGCTGTTCAAGTGGTTGAAGTCCGTGATGAAGTCGGAGCGGATCGTGATTCCGTTCCTGCTCGTGTTGACGGGCGTGTTCATCGTCTGCACGCAGTTCATCGTCTCGCACAGCGGAGAGTGGCATTCGAACATCTTCGGCTTGCGGGGGATGTTGAATTATGTGGATCGTACGTTCCCCGTTTGGTACTTGTACTTTGTAATCGGCGGTGTCGCGGCGATGTCGATCACGAAGTGGCGGGCTTGGATGGAGAAACTGCAAAGCTGGAACTATGCGGTGTTCGCCGTGACGCTTGGGTGGGTGACCTACCAGTTGGCGAGCGGGATCGTGCCGAACGCCAAGCCGCCGCATGACGTGGCGCTGTGGATCGGGATCTCGAATTCGTTCAAAGCATCGATGATTCTGTTCACGCTCTCAAGCTTTGTGTTGCTGTATCAGATCGCGATGCGCTTGAGTGCGAAACGCAACCTGCTGACGAAACTCTCCGATCTGATCGGCAAGTATTCGTACGGCACGTTCCTCGCCCATGCGTTCCTGCTCGATGTGGTGTACAAATGGGTGAAGCCGCTGCCGGTGCTCACCCACGCTTGGAAAGCGGTGGTTGCGATGATCGTGACTACGGTGCTGGCAGTTCTGGTGACGATGGCGATCTCCAAGATTCCGTTCCTCGGGTCGTTGATCGTCGGGACGACCGGCAAGCGCAAGAAGAAAGTTGTCGTCGCAGAAGAAGCAGTCAAAGCCGGTGCTTAA
- a CDS encoding methyl-accepting chemotaxis protein, whose amino-acid sequence MKFTIRRKLLAGYFIVAFLIVVIGVGSTEGFLQIASTAEAGGDVAPLIHQNIVITATLCIVTLVLLVVIGSVLARIIVKPIRVVSKRIDHIALGDLTAEEIQLKNRDEIGDLAASINVMTRTLRGLIGEVEGAAVQVASSAEQLYASAQQSAHAAEHSAVIMQELADGTDKQVRSIEETDQTVRELTLGIQQIAASSQGVTSISIQASAVAQEGTDSIQKAIQQMHSISAGVSISAENIQNLSEQAKNIGQIVATIEGLSSQTNLLALNAAIEAARAGEHGRGFAVVADEVRKLAEQSTHSAHRIAEYIHSIQNEIQKAVDAMKQGTEEVTVGIQVVHDAGTSFEKIKGVVAEVSTQIQEVSAAVQQMSAGADQVLHSVDTIKVVTEQTAEATQSVSVSSEQQLASMQEITASSSSLAEMAELLDGMIKKFKV is encoded by the coding sequence ATGAAATTTACAATACGAAGAAAGTTGCTAGCCGGTTATTTCATTGTGGCCTTTTTGATTGTGGTCATTGGCGTTGGGTCCACGGAAGGATTTCTGCAGATTGCCAGCACTGCGGAAGCCGGCGGGGATGTGGCGCCGTTGATTCATCAGAACATCGTAATTACGGCGACGCTGTGCATCGTGACGTTGGTGTTGCTGGTTGTGATCGGTTCGGTTCTGGCGCGCATCATCGTGAAGCCGATTCGGGTTGTCTCGAAGCGGATCGATCACATTGCGTTGGGCGATTTGACGGCGGAGGAGATCCAACTCAAAAACCGTGACGAGATCGGCGATCTGGCGGCCTCCATCAACGTGATGACGAGAACTCTGCGCGGTCTGATCGGAGAAGTCGAAGGAGCCGCCGTGCAGGTGGCGTCGTCTGCCGAACAGCTCTATGCCTCCGCGCAACAATCTGCGCATGCCGCCGAGCATTCGGCCGTCATCATGCAAGAACTCGCAGACGGCACCGACAAGCAAGTCCGAAGCATCGAGGAAACGGACCAAACGGTCCGCGAATTGACGCTCGGCATCCAACAAATCGCGGCGAGCTCGCAAGGGGTCACCTCGATCTCCATCCAAGCGTCTGCCGTTGCGCAGGAAGGCACGGACTCGATTCAGAAAGCGATCCAACAGATGCACTCCATCTCGGCCGGCGTGAGCATCTCGGCGGAGAACATTCAGAACTTGAGCGAGCAAGCGAAAAATATCGGCCAGATCGTCGCCACCATCGAAGGCCTCTCCTCGCAAACGAATCTGCTCGCCCTCAATGCCGCCATCGAAGCGGCGCGGGCGGGGGAGCATGGGCGCGGGTTTGCGGTGGTTGCAGATGAAGTTCGCAAATTGGCGGAGCAGTCCACCCACTCCGCGCACCGGATCGCGGAGTACATCCACAGCATCCAGAACGAGATTCAGAAAGCGGTCGACGCGATGAAACAAGGAACTGAGGAAGTGACGGTCGGGATTCAAGTCGTCCATGACGCCGGGACTTCGTTCGAGAAGATCAAAGGCGTGGTGGCCGAAGTGTCCACGCAAATCCAAGAGGTCTCCGCCGCCGTGCAACAGATGTCGGCCGGCGCGGACCAAGTGTTGCATTCAGTTGACACGATCAAGGTCGTGACGGAACAAACGGCCGAAGCGACGCAGAGCGTCTCGGTGTCGAGTGAACAGCAACTCGCTTCGATGCAGGAGATCACCGCTTCGTCGTCGTCCCTTGCCGAGATGGCGGAGCTCTTGGACGGCATGATCAAGAAATTCAAAGTGTGA
- the hemH gene encoding ferrochelatase, whose amino-acid sequence MSKKIIGILTMAYGTPTAVDEIEPYYTHIRRGRPPEKQQLDDLIARYEAIGGLSPLNEITGRQVVGLAMTLAQMEPDVEYRVYIGMKHWHPYIDEAVQQMHADGITEAVGIVWAPHYSSMSVGTYIEYAEKAREKYGGPAKMTYVQDWHMQPNFIASTATRVRAALDEIPEAQRAETPVVFTAHSLPARITQMGDPYPQQIEESARAIANAIGHKNWFTGWQSAGRTPEPWLGPDILDVIKEQAQQGVKSLVICPFGFVSDHLEVLYDVDIEAKQLANELGIQLVRAASPNDEFDFLRAVATAVLEQADKD is encoded by the coding sequence ATGAGCAAAAAAATCATCGGCATCCTCACGATGGCGTACGGCACCCCGACCGCTGTCGATGAGATCGAACCGTACTACACGCACATTCGCCGCGGTCGTCCGCCGGAGAAGCAACAACTGGACGACCTGATCGCCCGCTATGAGGCAATCGGCGGTCTCTCTCCGCTCAACGAAATCACAGGCCGTCAAGTCGTCGGCCTCGCGATGACGCTGGCGCAGATGGAACCGGATGTGGAATACCGCGTCTACATCGGGATGAAACACTGGCATCCGTACATCGACGAAGCTGTTCAACAAATGCACGCAGACGGCATCACCGAAGCGGTCGGCATCGTCTGGGCGCCGCACTACTCCTCGATGAGCGTCGGCACCTATATCGAATACGCGGAGAAAGCCCGTGAGAAGTATGGCGGCCCCGCGAAGATGACCTATGTGCAGGACTGGCACATGCAACCGAATTTCATCGCATCGACCGCAACCCGCGTGCGAGCGGCGTTGGACGAAATTCCGGAAGCGCAACGCGCAGAGACGCCCGTGGTGTTCACGGCGCACAGTCTCCCGGCGCGCATCACCCAGATGGGCGACCCGTACCCGCAGCAGATCGAAGAGTCGGCTCGTGCCATCGCCAACGCAATTGGTCACAAAAACTGGTTCACCGGTTGGCAGTCGGCCGGCCGCACGCCGGAACCGTGGCTCGGCCCGGACATCCTCGACGTGATCAAGGAACAAGCGCAGCAAGGCGTGAAGTCGCTCGTCATCTGCCCGTTCGGTTTTGTTTCCGATCATCTCGAAGTTCTGTACGACGTCGACATCGAAGCGAAGCAACTTGCAAACGAGCTGGGCATTCAACTCGTGCGCGCCGCGTCTCCCAATGACGAATTTGATTTCTTGCGCGCCGTCGCCACTGCCGTCCTCGAACAAGCAGATAAGGACTGA
- the hemG gene encoding protoporphyrinogen oxidase: MESKHVIVVGGGITGLATAYYVETKARAAGKSVTVTLLESDDKLGGKVQTEQIDGFTIERGPDSFLARKVAAVNLIRELGIDDELVGQNPASRKTYILHRKKLHRIPAGMNVGVPTQFVPFATTGLLTWAGKIRAGMDLFKPKAEVKGDQSIGLFLERRLGKEVVDYLAEPLLAGIYAGDLRNLSLRSTFPHLEGLEQKYGSLIKGMLAQAQEAKAQQKTPPQPELGARPIPNSMFLSFRTGLYRLIERLEYVLEKNGVTLRTGTAVTKVEKNAGEGSAYAVHLETGETLRADAVVMTAPTYDCARLLPEHFAQKAYLLQLPYVSVANVVLAFGKNAIDEQLEGSSGFVVPRKEGRTITACTLTSNKWPHTADKGKTLMRFYVGRAGDEQIVDKSDSDIIEKVRKDLFDTMKVEAEPLFSRITRWRKAMPQYTVGHLDRVKTFVEESRKELPGIYFAGSGFYGLGIPDCIAQGLNTAEEVIQEI; encoded by the coding sequence ATGGAATCCAAACACGTCATCGTCGTCGGCGGGGGCATCACCGGCCTCGCCACGGCTTATTACGTCGAGACCAAAGCCCGCGCAGCAGGCAAGTCGGTCACCGTCACACTGCTCGAATCGGACGACAAATTGGGCGGCAAAGTGCAGACCGAGCAAATTGACGGGTTCACGATCGAGCGGGGTCCGGATTCATTTCTCGCCCGCAAAGTCGCGGCGGTCAATTTGATTCGGGAATTGGGCATCGACGACGAACTCGTCGGGCAGAACCCGGCGTCTCGCAAAACCTACATCCTGCACCGCAAGAAACTTCACCGCATCCCGGCGGGCATGAACGTGGGCGTTCCGACCCAGTTCGTACCGTTTGCCACCACCGGCTTGCTGACGTGGGCGGGCAAGATTCGGGCCGGGATGGACCTGTTCAAACCCAAAGCGGAGGTAAAAGGAGACCAGTCGATCGGACTGTTCCTTGAACGCCGCTTGGGCAAGGAAGTTGTGGACTACCTCGCAGAACCGCTTCTGGCGGGCATCTACGCGGGGGACCTGCGCAACTTGAGTTTGCGTTCGACGTTCCCGCACTTGGAAGGCTTGGAGCAGAAGTACGGCTCCCTGATCAAAGGTATGCTCGCTCAAGCCCAAGAAGCCAAAGCGCAGCAAAAAACGCCGCCACAGCCCGAGCTTGGCGCGCGTCCCATTCCGAACTCCATGTTCCTCTCGTTCCGCACGGGGCTCTACCGCCTGATCGAACGCTTGGAATACGTTCTCGAAAAAAACGGCGTGACCCTTCGCACCGGCACCGCCGTCACGAAAGTCGAGAAAAACGCCGGCGAGGGTTCTGCGTATGCCGTGCATCTGGAAACCGGCGAGACTCTCCGTGCAGACGCTGTCGTCATGACGGCCCCGACATACGACTGTGCCCGCTTGTTGCCTGAGCACTTCGCTCAGAAAGCGTACCTCCTGCAATTGCCGTACGTCTCCGTCGCCAACGTCGTGCTTGCGTTTGGCAAGAACGCCATCGACGAGCAACTCGAAGGCAGCTCCGGATTCGTCGTCCCGCGCAAGGAGGGCCGCACGATCACAGCTTGCACGCTGACTTCGAACAAATGGCCGCACACCGCCGACAAAGGCAAGACCCTGATGCGCTTCTACGTTGGACGGGCGGGCGATGAACAGATCGTCGACAAGTCCGACTCCGACATCATCGAGAAAGTTCGCAAGGACCTGTTCGACACGATGAAGGTCGAGGCAGAGCCGCTGTTCTCCCGCATCACCCGCTGGCGCAAAGCGATGCCCCAGTACACCGTGGGTCATCTCGACCGCGTGAAGACCTTCGTCGAAGAGTCGCGCAAGGAACTGCCCGGGATCTACTTCGCAGGTTCGGGGTTCTACGGACTCGGCATCCCGGACTGCATCGCCCAAGGGCTCAATACGGCCGAAGAAGTAATCCAAGAGATTTGA